From Acidobacteriota bacterium, a single genomic window includes:
- a CDS encoding Xaa-Pro dipeptidase codes for MTDSELYRDHLARLDQIVTEALTRWPGDAVLFHAGEERTYPGDDQPIPFRPSGHFARWVPLPGPGHFVLARPGRRPLVARFAPRDFWFEHAVPEPSYWQEAVDLVEFESADRAATLLDGTGRVAYVGGFPDAARRLGFEEERINPPELVAVLDWHRAVKTAHEVALAEEAARRAAAGHEAARRAFLEGKPERAIYWAFLEGSGMLERELPFEPIVALDDRAAILHYQNKRPRATGRVLLLDAGAGCDGFASDITRTTTSPDAAPEFVALVGALDRLQRRLVAMVSPGRPYPEIHAAAVEGVAAILVEAGVLRRPDPSVARRFFPHGVGHHLGFQVHDVGGHQAGPAGGTVAPPDEDPFLRNTRRLEEGHLVTIEPGIYFIRDLLEPLRSGPEADLVDWTLVDRLAGHGGIRIEDDVLCTAEGPRDLTRPLLD; via the coding sequence ATGACCGACAGCGAGCTGTATCGCGACCATCTGGCTCGTTTGGATCAGATCGTGACGGAGGCCCTGACCCGCTGGCCGGGAGACGCCGTGCTGTTCCACGCCGGGGAGGAGCGAACCTATCCGGGCGACGACCAGCCGATCCCGTTCCGGCCGTCGGGGCACTTCGCCCGCTGGGTCCCGCTGCCGGGCCCGGGGCACTTCGTCCTCGCCCGTCCGGGACGCCGGCCGCTGGTGGCGCGGTTCGCTCCGCGCGACTTCTGGTTCGAGCACGCCGTCCCCGAGCCGTCCTACTGGCAGGAAGCCGTCGACCTCGTCGAGTTCGAGTCGGCGGACCGGGCCGCCACCCTCCTCGACGGAACCGGCCGCGTCGCCTACGTGGGCGGGTTCCCCGACGCCGCACGGCGTCTCGGTTTCGAGGAGGAGCGGATCAACCCGCCGGAACTCGTCGCCGTTCTCGACTGGCACCGCGCCGTCAAGACCGCTCACGAGGTGGCCCTGGCGGAGGAGGCCGCGCGGCGGGCCGCTGCCGGGCACGAGGCGGCCCGGCGGGCCTTTCTGGAGGGGAAGCCGGAGCGGGCGATCTACTGGGCTTTCCTCGAAGGCTCGGGCATGCTCGAGCGGGAACTCCCTTTCGAGCCGATCGTGGCGCTCGACGACCGCGCGGCGATCCTGCACTACCAGAACAAACGGCCCCGAGCGACCGGCCGCGTCCTGCTCCTCGACGCTGGCGCCGGTTGCGACGGCTTCGCCTCCGACATCACGCGAACCACCACGTCTCCGGACGCCGCCCCCGAATTCGTGGCCCTCGTCGGCGCCCTCGACCGACTGCAGCGCCGCCTCGTCGCCATGGTCTCGCCGGGACGCCCGTATCCGGAGATCCACGCGGCGGCGGTGGAAGGGGTGGCCGCGATCCTCGTCGAAGCGGGGGTGCTGCGCCGGCCCGACCCGTCGGTGGCCCGCAGGTTCTTCCCGCACGGCGTCGGACATCACCTCGGCTTTCAGGTCCACGACGTGGGCGGGCATCAGGCGGGCCCCGCAGGCGGCACGGTGGCGCCGCCCGACGAGGATCCGTTTCTCCGCAACACCCGCCGGCTCGAGGAAGGCCACCTCGTGACGATCGAGCCGGGAATCTACTTCATCCGCGACCTTCTCGAGCCATTGCGCTCGGGTCCGGAGGCGGATCTGGTCGATTGGACTCTCGTCGACCGGCTCGCCGGCCACGGGGGAATCCGGATCGAGGACGACGTCCTGTGCACGGCGGAGGGACCGCGCGACCTGACCCGCCCGCTTCTCGACTGA
- a CDS encoding membrane protein insertase YidC, with amino-acid sequence MDRDMMLRTILAVALAFLLMTAWKSLVLDKRPRPEPTEAPATAAPEAKEEVPVPEVPAPAPPPAAATEAVEGPPDQPQQRIERAGDVVELTARGGRIASWRLLEHRRDAGDPDSPPIDIVSPEERLLDRLPLTIELPDEEETRRVNAAWYLTERARAAPEELERLDLPEGTERVRFRWADGAGLAVEKTIYFPPDSPFLARVIWSVTRNGVPDPEAMLTWGPGVAHRLDSGRASRYGYRGDVVYPNGGRTVRDHLARKAESAGADRLAELTRGLVWPARGAPRWLAIDNQYFAAALVPARPSSAVARVVPAEIAGGTSYQPVIGVGASDVMVFAGPKSTRALAEAGARLGAPLPSLLYWGRFRFIAEPLYRVLAFLHGWVGNWGAAIVLLTALIKLAFYPLTQRSLVKMRQTQAKMAKLQPKIRWIKEKYKDKRDMESRRRMQEEMMALYKKEGVNPMAPVAGCLPLLLQLPVLYGMYSVLTVVIDLRGAPLFGWIRDLSAPDPYFVTPIVMGATMFLQQLLSTARVEDPQQRAQQRMMLFMPVMFTYFFVWLPSGLVLYWLTNNVLSILQQLVINRQAEARAA; translated from the coding sequence ATGGACCGGGACATGATGCTGCGGACGATCCTCGCGGTGGCTTTGGCCTTCCTCCTGATGACCGCGTGGAAGAGCCTGGTGCTCGACAAGCGGCCCCGGCCGGAACCCACCGAAGCGCCCGCCACGGCCGCCCCGGAGGCGAAGGAGGAGGTACCGGTCCCCGAGGTCCCCGCCCCCGCGCCGCCCCCGGCGGCCGCGACGGAAGCGGTGGAGGGCCCTCCTGACCAACCCCAGCAGCGGATCGAACGGGCCGGGGACGTGGTGGAACTGACCGCGCGCGGGGGACGGATCGCCTCCTGGCGGCTGTTGGAGCACCGGCGCGACGCGGGGGACCCGGACTCCCCGCCGATCGACATCGTTTCGCCGGAAGAGCGGCTCCTCGACCGCCTGCCGCTCACGATCGAACTCCCGGACGAGGAGGAGACGCGGCGCGTGAACGCGGCGTGGTACCTCACGGAGCGCGCCCGCGCGGCGCCGGAGGAACTCGAGCGCCTCGACCTGCCGGAAGGGACCGAGCGCGTGCGCTTCCGCTGGGCCGACGGGGCGGGGCTCGCGGTGGAAAAGACGATCTATTTCCCCCCCGACTCCCCCTTTCTCGCGCGCGTGATCTGGTCGGTGACCCGGAACGGGGTGCCGGATCCGGAGGCGATGCTCACCTGGGGGCCGGGAGTGGCGCACCGGCTCGACTCCGGACGCGCGAGCCGGTACGGCTATCGAGGAGACGTCGTCTACCCGAACGGCGGGCGGACGGTGCGGGACCACCTCGCGCGGAAGGCGGAGTCCGCCGGTGCCGATCGCCTCGCGGAGCTCACCCGCGGTCTCGTCTGGCCGGCCCGGGGGGCCCCGCGGTGGCTGGCGATCGACAACCAGTACTTCGCGGCCGCGCTGGTCCCCGCCCGGCCGTCGTCCGCAGTGGCGCGCGTGGTCCCGGCGGAGATCGCGGGAGGGACCTCGTACCAGCCCGTGATCGGGGTGGGCGCTTCGGACGTGATGGTTTTCGCGGGCCCGAAGTCGACGAGAGCGCTGGCCGAGGCGGGGGCGCGCCTCGGAGCCCCTCTGCCCTCCCTGCTCTACTGGGGACGTTTCCGCTTCATCGCGGAACCGCTGTACCGGGTGCTCGCCTTCCTCCACGGATGGGTGGGGAACTGGGGCGCGGCGATCGTGCTCCTCACCGCCCTCATCAAACTCGCTTTCTATCCCCTGACCCAGCGGTCGCTGGTGAAGATGCGCCAGACGCAGGCCAAGATGGCCAAGCTCCAGCCGAAGATCCGCTGGATCAAGGAAAAGTACAAAGACAAGCGCGACATGGAATCGCGGCGGCGGATGCAGGAGGAGATGATGGCCCTCTACAAGAAGGAGGGCGTCAACCCGATGGCTCCCGTCGCCGGCTGCCTTCCGCTGCTGCTCCAGCTTCCCGTTCTGTACGGCATGTACTCGGTGCTGACGGTGGTCATCGATCTTCGCGGCGCGCCGCTGTTCGGTTGGATCCGCGATCTGTCGGCGCCCGATCCCTACTTCGTCACCCCGATCGTGATGGGCGCGACGATGTTCTTGCAGCAGCTCCTGAGCACCGCCCGCGTGGAAGACCCGCAACAGCGGGCCCAGCAGCGGATGATGCTGTTCATGCCGGTCATGTTCACGTACTTTTTCGTCTGGCTTCCCAGCGGACTGGTTCTCTACTGGCTGACGAACAACGTGCTCTCGATCCTGCAGCAGCTCGTCATCAACAGGCAGGCGGAGGCGCGGGCGGCCTGA
- the yidD gene encoding membrane protein insertion efficiency factor YidD yields MGPGRERPGRSPRSGISGDRNGVAASREARGEEASAGRAAGLTRAPSVLLLALIRGYRLLVSPWLGRNCRYLPSCSVYAEMAIEEWGAIRGTLLAVRRVARCHPFSRTGLDLPPRRPVPPSRRA; encoded by the coding sequence ATGGGACCTGGTCGTGAACGTCCGGGCCGAAGCCCGCGAAGCGGGATATCGGGAGATCGAAACGGAGTGGCAGCGTCTCGTGAAGCGCGCGGAGAGGAAGCTAGCGCGGGAAGGGCGGCAGGCCTGACCCGCGCGCCGTCGGTCCTGCTCCTCGCCTTGATCCGCGGCTACCGCCTGCTGGTTTCGCCTTGGTTGGGCCGCAACTGCCGGTACCTGCCCTCGTGCTCCGTCTATGCCGAGATGGCGATCGAGGAGTGGGGGGCGATTCGCGGGACGCTTCTCGCGGTGCGGCGAGTGGCGCGTTGCCACCCGTTCAGTCGCACCGGGCTCGACCTTCCTCCGCGCCGGCCCGTCCCGCCGTCGCGTCGCGCCTGA
- the rnpA gene encoding ribonuclease P protein component, producing the protein MTGGRRPRETFPPAARLRKRREFLAVYERGVRVPGPLLVLFVVPRREGGARLGITTTRRLGSAVVRNRLRRLVREVFRRHRHRMPSWDLVVNVRAEAREAGYREIETEWQRLVKRAERKLAREGRQA; encoded by the coding sequence CTGACGGGCGGGCGGAGACCGCGGGAGACGTTCCCGCCGGCGGCGCGCCTGCGCAAGCGGCGGGAGTTCCTCGCCGTCTACGAGCGGGGAGTCCGGGTACCGGGCCCGCTGCTCGTCTTGTTCGTCGTTCCCCGTCGGGAGGGCGGAGCCCGGCTCGGGATCACCACGACGCGCCGGCTGGGAAGCGCGGTGGTGCGGAATCGCCTGAGGCGGCTCGTCCGCGAGGTGTTCCGGCGCCACCGGCACCGGATGCCATCATGGGACCTGGTCGTGAACGTCCGGGCCGAAGCCCGCGAAGCGGGATATCGGGAGATCGAAACGGAGTGGCAGCGTCTCGTGAAGCGCGCGGAGAGGAAGCTAGCGCGGGAAGGGCGGCAGGCCTGA
- a CDS encoding 50S ribosomal protein L34: MKRTFQPNKRKRRKTHGFRARMKTVGGRRTLKRRRRKGRKRLAI, translated from the coding sequence ATGAAAAGAACGTTCCAGCCGAACAAGCGCAAGCGCAGAAAAACGCACGGCTTCCGGGCGCGGATGAAGACCGTCGGCGGCCGGCGCACGCTGAAGCGCCGCCGCAGGAAGGGCCGCAAGCGCCTGGCGATCTGA
- the dnaA gene encoding chromosomal replication initiator protein DnaA: MENGAAQPALGASAWDRVLAALRPKLGPGTFDTWFRPTKLLGVEGNRLRVGVPNEMFAEWLRTQYLSAIRSALPDAGFPGADSIEVEFVAPRPQPDSPPVPDREPARLNARYTFDNFVVSSCNQFAHAAALAVSDQPGRTYNPLFLYGGVGLGKTHLMQAIGNRLLERRPEIRLRYLTSEEFMNELIAAIRFEDTPRFRERYRSVDVLLVDDIQFLAGKESTQEEFFHTFNVLYDAGKQIVITSDCPPRAIPGIEERLRSRFEWGLLADIQPPDLETKVAILNKMASSRGWELAPEVALFIAGNVHSNVRELEGCLTTLIASASIQRRKPDLELARRVVRTLVPEERQPVTLDAVIRVVARRFGLKVSELKSRTNARRIAYPRQIAMHLGRKVAGESLQAIGRAFGNMHHTTVLHAVRKIERLMREDPSVHKLVSELESDLG; this comes from the coding sequence GTGGAAAACGGTGCTGCGCAGCCGGCCCTCGGGGCCTCCGCCTGGGACCGCGTTCTCGCCGCTCTCCGGCCCAAGCTGGGGCCCGGGACGTTCGACACGTGGTTCCGCCCGACGAAGCTGCTCGGGGTCGAGGGGAACCGACTGCGGGTCGGCGTGCCGAACGAGATGTTCGCCGAGTGGCTCCGGACCCAGTACCTCTCAGCCATCCGCTCGGCGCTTCCCGACGCGGGTTTCCCCGGCGCCGACAGCATCGAGGTCGAGTTCGTCGCGCCCCGGCCCCAGCCTGACAGTCCTCCCGTCCCCGACCGGGAGCCGGCGCGCCTCAATGCGCGGTACACGTTCGACAACTTCGTCGTGTCGTCCTGCAACCAGTTCGCCCACGCCGCGGCGCTCGCCGTGAGCGACCAGCCCGGGCGGACGTACAACCCTCTGTTCCTCTACGGGGGTGTCGGGCTGGGCAAGACGCATCTCATGCAGGCGATCGGCAATCGGCTCCTCGAGCGGCGTCCCGAGATCCGGCTGCGCTACCTGACCTCGGAGGAGTTCATGAACGAGCTGATCGCCGCGATCCGCTTCGAGGACACGCCGCGGTTCCGGGAGCGATACCGGTCGGTCGACGTGCTCCTCGTGGACGACATCCAGTTTCTCGCCGGGAAAGAGAGCACCCAGGAGGAGTTCTTCCACACCTTCAACGTCCTCTACGACGCCGGAAAGCAGATCGTCATCACCTCCGATTGCCCGCCGCGCGCCATCCCGGGCATCGAGGAGCGCCTCCGCAGCCGTTTCGAGTGGGGATTGCTCGCCGACATCCAGCCGCCGGATCTCGAGACCAAGGTCGCCATTCTCAACAAGATGGCGTCCTCCCGCGGCTGGGAGCTGGCCCCGGAGGTCGCCCTGTTCATCGCCGGAAACGTTCACAGCAACGTCCGGGAACTCGAGGGCTGTTTGACCACTCTCATCGCCAGCGCGTCGATCCAGCGGCGAAAGCCCGACCTCGAGCTGGCGCGGCGCGTGGTCCGCACGCTGGTGCCGGAGGAGCGCCAGCCGGTGACCCTCGACGCCGTCATCCGCGTCGTCGCGCGCCGCTTCGGGCTCAAGGTCTCGGAATTGAAGAGCCGAACCAACGCGCGGAGGATCGCCTATCCCCGCCAGATCGCGATGCACCTCGGCCGGAAGGTGGCCGGAGAGAGCCTTCAGGCGATCGGGCGCGCCTTCGGCAACATGCATCACACCACGGTCCTCCACGCCGTGCGGAAAATCGAGCGGCTCATGAGGGAGGATCCGTCCGTCCACAAGCTCGTGTCCGAGCTGGAGTCGGACCTCGGCTGA
- the dnaN gene encoding DNA polymerase III subunit beta produces the protein MKITIDQGALLAELNLLQGIIEKKATLPILSNVLLTAEEGGRLRLAATDLEIGFRSAVPATVEEPGSTTVHARRLHEIVRRLPAGNLGFRLREGRLQIQMERIRYNLATMDPAEFPALRERKGDPSAEVEAPVLADMIRRVVFAIAGEDPRYSIGGAKWELESGGLTMVATDGHRLARVRRPAGVRGKKPVEMVVPRKALVELQRLAADAEDLVAVWPQENSMFAEIAGREVSTSLQEPRFPDYRKVIPQANDKVFTIGREAFRKAIERVAVLSQEHTHLVKLELEEGTLRVSATSPHLGDAVEELEIEYPGPAFAIGFNAQYLLDFLAVAGTDRVRVALGEAMGQGLFQPLREDGADAGLLDDYVVMPMAL, from the coding sequence ATGAAGATCACCATCGACCAGGGTGCCCTGCTGGCCGAACTCAACCTCCTCCAGGGGATCATCGAGAAGAAGGCCACCCTCCCGATCCTCTCCAACGTGCTCCTCACCGCCGAAGAGGGAGGCCGCCTGCGTCTGGCGGCAACCGATCTCGAAATCGGGTTCCGGTCCGCCGTGCCGGCGACGGTCGAGGAACCGGGCTCGACCACCGTGCACGCGAGGAGGCTCCACGAGATCGTCAGGCGGCTGCCGGCGGGGAACCTCGGCTTCCGCCTGCGGGAGGGACGCCTGCAGATCCAGATGGAGCGCATCCGGTACAACCTCGCCACGATGGATCCCGCGGAGTTCCCCGCGCTCCGGGAGCGGAAGGGCGACCCGTCGGCGGAGGTGGAGGCTCCCGTCCTGGCCGACATGATCCGGCGGGTCGTGTTCGCCATAGCGGGCGAGGATCCCCGGTACTCGATCGGGGGGGCGAAGTGGGAGCTGGAGTCGGGCGGCCTGACGATGGTCGCCACGGACGGCCACCGCCTGGCCCGCGTCAGGCGGCCCGCCGGCGTGCGGGGAAAGAAGCCGGTGGAAATGGTGGTTCCCAGGAAGGCCTTGGTGGAGCTGCAGCGGCTCGCCGCGGACGCCGAGGACCTCGTCGCCGTTTGGCCCCAGGAGAACAGCATGTTCGCGGAGATCGCCGGCAGGGAGGTCAGCACGAGCCTCCAGGAGCCGAGGTTTCCCGACTACCGGAAGGTGATCCCCCAAGCCAACGACAAGGTCTTCACCATCGGAAGGGAGGCCTTCCGCAAGGCGATCGAGCGGGTGGCCGTCCTGAGCCAGGAGCACACGCACCTGGTCAAGCTCGAGCTCGAGGAGGGGACGCTCAGGGTCTCCGCCACCAGCCCTCACCTCGGCGACGCGGTGGAGGAACTCGAGATCGAGTATCCGGGACCGGCGTTCGCCATCGGTTTCAACGCACAGTACCTGCTCGACTTCCTCGCGGTCGCCGGCACGGACCGTGTCCGCGTGGCTCTGGGGGAGGCGATGGGGCAGGGGCTGTTCCAGCCGCTCCGGGAGGACGGGGCGGACGCCGGGCTGCTGGACGATTACGTCGTCATGCCGATGGCCCTCTGA
- the gyrB gene encoding DNA topoisomerase (ATP-hydrolyzing) subunit B has translation MAEHEERTAPVIAGGEERGPSDQYNADSIKVLKGLEAVRKRPGMYIGTTGIDGLHHLVWEVVDNSIDEAQAGHCNEISVTVHADNSITVIDNGRGIPVDLHPEMGLPAAQVVMTHLHAGGKFDSGAYKVSGGLHGVGVSVVNALSEMLELEIWRDGRVYRQEYSRGVPVSEFAQTGTTTRRGTKITFRPDPEIFETLDVSYEVLAQRFRELAFLNRGVRITLKDERGTRPRESTFHYEGGIAEFVAHLNRNRQVLHEQPIIIEGRRDDVIVEIAIQYNDSYQETVFAFANSINTTEGGTHLSGFRAALTRTLNAYLQAESPRLPKDLRDVQLSGEDVREGLSAVVSVKVSQPQFEGQTKTKLGNSEVRGVVEAMVNDQLGRYLEEHPREARNILSKAVQAMRAREAARRAKELTRRKGVLESGSLPGKLADCQTRDPEEAEIFLVEGDSAGGSAKQGRDRRFQAILPLRGKILNVEKARYDKMLSHEEIRTIITALGCGIGSDDFDISKLRYHKVILMTDADVDGSHIRTLLLTFFFRQMRELIERGHLFIAQPPLYKVKRGRTEMYLRDDKELDAFLVRKAAEERIVRSADGREWSGNALVNLLEQMVEFRKYRDALERRGWPGKVVELLLEEGFATKEDFASGERVEALSRRIAEMGHEVAGIDRDVEHGVFQIQAIALDHGHRAYVVNDELVMSGEYRQLRALYPHLKPLGRSDIEIVAGSSVTKVGSRRELLDRLLEAGRRGVVVQRYKGLGEMNPQQLWETTMDPARRSLLQVTVNDAVEASDIFTVLMGDAVEPRRQFIEANALDVQNLDV, from the coding sequence ATGGCGGAACACGAGGAGCGGACGGCGCCGGTGATCGCCGGCGGCGAGGAGCGGGGGCCGTCGGACCAGTACAACGCCGATTCGATCAAGGTCCTCAAGGGTCTCGAAGCGGTCCGGAAGCGTCCCGGGATGTACATCGGGACGACCGGGATCGACGGGCTGCACCACCTCGTCTGGGAGGTGGTGGACAACTCGATCGACGAGGCCCAGGCCGGGCACTGCAACGAGATCTCGGTCACCGTTCACGCGGACAACTCGATCACCGTCATCGACAACGGCCGCGGAATCCCGGTCGACCTCCATCCCGAAATGGGCCTCCCCGCCGCGCAGGTGGTGATGACGCATCTGCATGCGGGCGGAAAGTTCGACAGCGGCGCGTACAAGGTCAGCGGCGGGCTCCACGGCGTCGGCGTGTCGGTGGTCAACGCGCTGTCCGAGATGCTCGAGCTGGAAATCTGGCGCGACGGCCGCGTCTACCGGCAGGAATACAGCCGCGGCGTCCCGGTGAGCGAGTTCGCGCAGACGGGGACGACGACCCGGCGCGGCACGAAGATCACGTTCCGCCCGGATCCCGAGATCTTCGAGACGCTCGACGTCTCTTACGAGGTGCTGGCCCAGAGATTCCGCGAGCTCGCCTTTCTCAACCGCGGTGTCAGGATCACGCTCAAGGACGAGCGCGGCACGAGACCGCGGGAGTCCACCTTCCACTACGAGGGCGGCATCGCTGAATTCGTGGCCCATCTGAACCGCAACCGCCAGGTCCTTCACGAGCAGCCGATCATCATCGAAGGGCGGCGCGACGACGTCATCGTCGAGATCGCGATCCAGTACAACGACTCCTATCAGGAAACGGTGTTCGCCTTCGCCAACAGCATCAACACCACCGAAGGTGGAACGCATCTGTCGGGGTTCCGCGCGGCCCTCACCAGGACGCTGAACGCCTACCTCCAGGCCGAGAGCCCGCGCCTGCCCAAGGATCTCCGCGACGTGCAGCTCTCGGGAGAGGACGTGCGGGAAGGGCTGAGCGCGGTGGTCTCCGTGAAGGTCTCGCAGCCCCAGTTCGAGGGGCAGACGAAGACGAAGCTCGGCAACTCCGAGGTGCGGGGCGTGGTCGAGGCGATGGTCAACGACCAGCTCGGCCGCTATCTGGAGGAGCATCCCCGGGAGGCCAGGAACATCCTTTCCAAGGCGGTCCAGGCGATGCGCGCCCGGGAAGCCGCGAGAAGGGCGAAGGAGCTGACGCGCCGAAAAGGGGTGCTCGAGTCGGGCTCGCTTCCGGGGAAGCTCGCCGACTGCCAGACCCGGGACCCGGAGGAGGCGGAGATCTTCCTCGTCGAGGGCGATTCCGCCGGCGGATCGGCGAAACAGGGGCGCGATCGCCGGTTCCAGGCGATCCTGCCGCTGCGCGGCAAGATTCTGAACGTCGAGAAGGCGCGATATGACAAGATGCTCTCCCACGAGGAGATCCGCACGATCATCACCGCCCTCGGCTGCGGGATCGGGAGCGACGACTTCGATATCTCGAAGCTGCGCTACCACAAGGTCATCTTGATGACCGATGCGGACGTCGACGGAAGCCACATCAGGACCCTTCTTCTCACGTTCTTCTTCCGGCAGATGCGGGAGCTGATCGAGCGCGGCCACCTGTTCATCGCTCAGCCGCCTCTGTACAAGGTGAAGCGCGGGCGCACCGAGATGTACCTGCGCGACGACAAGGAGCTCGACGCCTTCCTCGTCCGCAAGGCCGCGGAGGAGCGGATCGTCCGGTCGGCCGACGGACGGGAGTGGTCGGGCAACGCCCTCGTGAATCTCCTCGAGCAGATGGTGGAGTTCAGGAAATACAGAGACGCTCTCGAGCGGCGCGGCTGGCCGGGAAAGGTGGTCGAGCTCCTGCTGGAGGAGGGCTTCGCGACGAAGGAGGACTTCGCTTCCGGGGAGCGGGTGGAGGCCCTTTCCCGGCGGATCGCCGAGATGGGACACGAGGTCGCCGGAATCGACCGGGACGTCGAGCACGGCGTGTTCCAGATCCAGGCCATCGCCCTCGATCACGGGCACCGCGCCTACGTCGTCAACGACGAGCTGGTGATGTCCGGCGAGTACCGCCAGCTGCGGGCGCTGTACCCGCATCTGAAACCTCTCGGCCGCTCCGATATCGAGATCGTCGCCGGGTCGTCCGTCACGAAGGTGGGTTCCCGCCGCGAACTGCTCGATCGTCTCCTGGAGGCGGGGAGGCGCGGGGTGGTCGTGCAGCGTTACAAGGGTCTCGGCGAGATGAACCCGCAGCAGCTTTGGGAAACCACGATGGACCCGGCGCGCCGAAGCCTCCTGCAGGTGACGGTCAACGACGCGGTCGAGGCGAGCGACATCTTCACCGTGCTCATGGGTGACGCCGTCGAGCCGAGGCGGCAGTTCATCGAAGCCAACGCGCTGGATGTCCAGAATCTCGACGTCTGA